The proteins below are encoded in one region of Pseudomonas putida S13.1.2:
- a CDS encoding iron-containing redox enzyme family protein, with product MRVMNRDTAPILPMAAERSSLQQRYQAMLTGHDDGSAAWLDEQLSRAARLPDDLPDSPSKLPAWSARCAADVAAGYADYLEQRRQGAPRRFFTSRAHALWFLQQVAPTKAVDGAWLHGTLHHWGDPRFHGLIRTYLEELGNGDPRCNHVLIYQRLLGGLGCVEAMPLDDSRYLQGSLQLALGQHCDTHLPEVIGYNLGYEQPPLHLLITTNELAELGIDGHYFQLHVTIDNAASGHAQLSLQALRQLSPQHDQQAFYDRVRNGYRLNELGIAAADLIHQFDLQDELFAALERKRVYGQFMHADRCRLQQRTINQWLATPGAMPEFVAALQAQGWIVRGQDPANSRWWKLIEGPAAVMFGVFNSYEKQLWHDWIADTWRPTIRRVAPGSWGLPESPGESQGEMPSEAPAALIGRMAGNRHATPEGLAATRAYIRTTGLLQEEPR from the coding sequence ATGAGGGTGATGAACCGCGACACCGCTCCAATTTTGCCAATGGCCGCCGAGCGGTCCAGCCTGCAACAGCGCTATCAGGCAATGCTGACAGGCCACGATGACGGCAGCGCCGCATGGCTCGACGAACAACTTTCACGTGCTGCACGCTTGCCGGATGACCTGCCTGATTCACCTTCGAAGTTGCCAGCCTGGAGCGCGAGGTGCGCTGCCGATGTCGCCGCCGGCTATGCCGACTACCTGGAGCAACGCCGGCAAGGCGCACCACGTCGCTTCTTTACCAGCCGCGCCCATGCGTTGTGGTTTCTGCAACAGGTTGCACCGACCAAAGCGGTGGATGGGGCCTGGCTGCACGGCACGCTGCATCACTGGGGGGACCCACGTTTCCACGGTTTGATCCGGACTTACCTGGAAGAGCTTGGCAACGGCGACCCGCGTTGCAACCATGTGCTGATCTACCAGCGTCTGCTAGGCGGCCTGGGGTGTGTAGAGGCGATGCCACTGGACGATTCACGGTATCTCCAAGGCAGCCTGCAGCTGGCCCTGGGGCAGCATTGCGACACGCACCTGCCCGAGGTCATTGGTTACAACCTCGGTTATGAACAACCACCGCTGCACCTGCTGATCACCACCAACGAGCTGGCAGAACTGGGCATCGACGGCCACTACTTCCAGTTGCATGTGACGATCGACAATGCCGCCAGCGGCCACGCTCAGCTATCGCTTCAGGCCCTGCGCCAGCTCAGCCCCCAGCACGACCAGCAAGCGTTCTACGACAGAGTGCGCAACGGTTATCGCCTGAACGAGCTGGGTATTGCGGCAGCTGACCTGATCCACCAGTTCGACCTGCAGGATGAACTGTTCGCAGCCCTGGAACGCAAGCGTGTTTACGGCCAGTTCATGCATGCCGACCGCTGCCGCCTGCAACAGCGCACCATCAATCAGTGGCTGGCCACACCTGGCGCCATGCCCGAGTTCGTTGCCGCGTTGCAGGCCCAAGGTTGGATTGTGCGGGGCCAGGACCCGGCCAACAGCCGCTGGTGGAAGCTGATCGAAGGGCCCGCGGCGGTGATGTTCGGCGTGTTCAACAGTTACGAGAAACAACTGTGGCACGACTGGATCGCCGACACCTGGCGCCCCACGATCCGCCGCGTAGCGCCCGGTAGCTGGGGCCTGCCCGAATCCCCGGGCGAATCACAAGGCGAAATGCCCAGTGAAGCACCCGCCGCGTTGATAGGGCGCATGGCCGGCAACCGCCATGCCACACCTGAGGGCCTGGCGGCGACCCGGGCATACATTCGCACCACCGGGCTGCTTCAGGAGGAACCCCGCTGA
- a CDS encoding bile acid:sodium symporter family protein, whose product MTASPLLTAFLPLALGIIMLGLGLSLTLADFARVVKYPKPVVVGLACQILLLPLVCFLIANGFGLESALAVGLMLLAASPGGTTANLFSHLAHGDVALNITLTAVNSLIAILTMPLLVNLSLSWFMASDQAIPLQFAKVLQVFAIVLLPVALGMLIRRYAPAFAARMQKPMKLVAALFLAFTIVLALAKDWQTVVEYAPVVGLAALLFNLLSLAVGYWVPRLLNIPKRQAIAIGMEIGIHNGTLAIALALSPSLLNNATMAVPAALYSLIMFFTAAGFGWWVSRGHVAAQPEGETAN is encoded by the coding sequence ATGACTGCCTCGCCCCTGCTCACCGCCTTTCTGCCGCTTGCCTTGGGCATCATCATGCTCGGCCTTGGGCTGTCGCTGACCCTGGCCGACTTCGCTCGCGTGGTGAAGTACCCCAAGCCAGTGGTGGTGGGCCTGGCCTGCCAGATTCTGCTGCTTCCGCTGGTGTGCTTCCTGATCGCCAACGGCTTTGGCCTGGAGTCGGCCCTGGCGGTGGGGCTGATGCTGCTGGCCGCTTCGCCGGGTGGCACCACGGCCAACCTGTTCAGCCATCTGGCCCATGGCGATGTGGCGTTGAACATCACGCTCACGGCCGTCAACTCGCTGATCGCGATCCTGACCATGCCGTTGCTGGTGAACTTGTCGCTGAGCTGGTTCATGGCCTCGGACCAGGCCATTCCACTTCAGTTTGCCAAGGTCTTGCAGGTATTTGCCATTGTCCTGCTGCCGGTCGCCCTGGGTATGCTGATTCGCCGTTACGCCCCTGCTTTTGCCGCACGCATGCAGAAACCGATGAAACTGGTGGCGGCACTGTTCCTGGCCTTTACCATTGTCCTGGCGCTGGCCAAGGATTGGCAGACCGTGGTCGAGTACGCTCCGGTGGTGGGCCTGGCTGCGCTGTTGTTCAACCTGCTGAGCCTGGCCGTGGGCTATTGGGTACCGCGCCTGTTGAACATCCCCAAGCGTCAGGCAATTGCCATCGGCATGGAAATCGGCATTCACAACGGCACGTTGGCGATTGCCTTGGCGCTGAGCCCCTCATTGTTGAACAACGCAACCATGGCGGTGCCGGCGGCGCTGTACAGCCTGATCATGTTCTTCACGGCGGCGGGGTTTGGCTGGTGGGTCAGCCGCGGGCACGTGGCCGCGCAGCCCGAGGGTGAAACCGCAAATTGA
- a CDS encoding NTP/NDP exchange transporter, with protein sequence MQGWRRRLDQGLNIQPGEGPAVIAGLLLFYLLFTGYFMLRPVRETMGVAGGVDNLQWLFTGTFIATLACLPLFGWLASRVQRRHILPWTYGFFASNLLLFAALFAGNPDGLWAARAFYIWLSVFNLLTISLAWSVLADLFSTAQGKRLFGLLAAGASLGGLSGPILGALLVAPLGHAGLLVLAAVFLLGSIGAALFLQRWRLRHPLPEQAERAGSRPLGGNPFAGATAVLRSPYLLGIALFVVLLASVSTFLYFEQARIVSETFTDRTRQTQVFGLIDAVVQALAILTQVLFTGRLARRLGVGVLLVAVPLVMAAGFLWLALAPVFAVFVVVMVVRRAGEYALVRPGREMLFTVLPAEDKYKAKNFIDTVIYRGGDALSGWVKRVLDVMADHPQLAMLIGAVLALGWAATGRWLGRQQARMDSPPHD encoded by the coding sequence ATGCAAGGCTGGCGGCGGCGCCTTGACCAAGGGCTGAACATTCAGCCCGGCGAAGGGCCGGCGGTAATCGCCGGCTTGCTGCTGTTCTACCTGCTGTTCACTGGCTACTTCATGCTGCGCCCGGTGCGTGAAACCATGGGTGTTGCTGGCGGCGTGGACAACCTGCAATGGTTGTTCACCGGCACCTTCATCGCCACCTTGGCGTGCCTGCCGCTGTTCGGCTGGCTGGCATCCAGGGTGCAACGCAGGCACATCCTGCCTTGGACCTACGGTTTCTTTGCCAGCAACCTGTTGTTGTTCGCGGCGCTGTTTGCCGGTAACCCGGACGGTCTATGGGCAGCCAGGGCCTTCTACATCTGGTTATCGGTGTTCAATCTGCTGACGATCTCGCTGGCCTGGAGCGTGCTCGCCGACCTGTTTTCCACCGCGCAAGGCAAGCGGCTGTTCGGCCTGCTGGCAGCCGGGGCGAGCCTGGGCGGGCTTAGCGGCCCGATCCTTGGCGCCTTGCTGGTAGCACCGTTGGGCCATGCCGGGCTGCTGGTGCTGGCGGCAGTGTTTCTGCTGGGCAGTATCGGTGCCGCGCTGTTCTTGCAACGCTGGCGACTGCGCCACCCACTACCAGAACAGGCCGAGCGCGCGGGCTCGCGGCCCTTGGGCGGCAACCCGTTTGCCGGCGCTACCGCCGTGCTGCGTTCCCCGTATCTGCTGGGCATTGCCCTGTTCGTGGTGTTGCTGGCCAGCGTCAGCACCTTCCTGTATTTCGAGCAAGCGCGCATCGTCAGTGAAACTTTTACCGACCGTACCCGGCAAACCCAGGTATTCGGCCTGATCGATGCAGTGGTGCAGGCCTTGGCGATTCTTACCCAGGTATTGTTCACCGGGCGCCTGGCCCGGCGCTTGGGCGTGGGGGTGTTGCTGGTGGCCGTGCCGCTGGTGATGGCCGCAGGCTTCCTGTGGCTGGCCCTGGCCCCGGTGTTCGCGGTTTTCGTGGTGGTAATGGTGGTACGCCGAGCCGGCGAATACGCGTTGGTGCGGCCAGGGCGGGAGATGCTGTTCACCGTGCTGCCGGCCGAGGACAAGTACAAAGCCAAGAACTTCATCGATACCGTGATCTACCGTGGCGGCGATGCCCTGAGCGGCTGGGTCAAGCGTGTGCTGGACGTGATGGCCGACCACCCGCAACTGGCGATGCTGATTGGCGCAGTGCTGGCCCTGGGCTGGGCTGCCACCGGTCGCTGGCTGGGCCGCCAGCAGGCCCGCATGGATAGCCCGCCGCACGACTGA
- a CDS encoding Dyp-type peroxidase, producing MPFQKGLLATPVPAHARHLFFTLQSPEALPAALDTLLPQVDGDQLILGVGAPLAKALGRAVPGLRAFPLLDAAVENPSTQHALWLWLRGNERGDLLLRAQALEQALAPALRLADSVDGFLHRGGHDLTGYEDGTENPVDEDAVQAAIAADGSSFAAFQLWKHDLEYFKSLPQADQDNIIGRRLSDNEELDDAPESAHVKRTAQESFDPEAFMVRRSVAWTDQRGAGLAFVALGHSFDAFEVQLRRMSGLEDGIIDGLYRFSRPLTGGYYWCPPMGETGVDLSLLLA from the coding sequence ATGCCGTTCCAGAAAGGGCTGCTTGCCACCCCGGTGCCGGCCCATGCCCGTCACCTGTTTTTCACCCTGCAATCGCCCGAGGCGCTGCCTGCCGCTCTGGACACCTTGCTGCCACAGGTCGATGGCGACCAGCTGATCCTGGGTGTCGGTGCACCGCTGGCCAAGGCCCTGGGCCGTGCTGTGCCTGGCCTGCGAGCTTTCCCCCTGCTGGACGCCGCCGTGGAGAACCCGAGCACCCAGCACGCCCTGTGGCTATGGCTGCGCGGTAACGAGCGCGGCGACCTGCTGCTGCGTGCCCAGGCCCTGGAGCAGGCATTGGCACCGGCCTTGCGCCTGGCCGACAGTGTCGATGGCTTCCTGCACCGTGGCGGGCATGACCTGACGGGCTACGAAGACGGCACCGAAAACCCGGTGGATGAAGACGCCGTGCAGGCGGCCATTGCTGCCGATGGGTCCAGCTTTGCCGCGTTCCAGCTGTGGAAGCACGACCTGGAGTACTTCAAGTCGCTGCCCCAGGCTGACCAGGACAACATCATCGGCCGCCGCCTGAGCGATAACGAAGAGCTCGACGATGCCCCCGAGTCCGCGCACGTCAAACGCACCGCCCAGGAAAGCTTTGACCCCGAGGCGTTCATGGTCCGTCGCTCGGTGGCCTGGACGGACCAGCGCGGCGCCGGCCTTGCCTTCGTTGCCCTGGGCCACAGCTTCGATGCATTTGAAGTACAGTTGCGGCGCATGAGCGGCCTCGAAGACGGCATCATCGACGGGTTGTACCGCTTCAGCCGGCCCCTGACCGGTGGCTATTACTGGTGCCCGCCGATGGGCGAGACGGGTGTTGACCTGAGCCTGCTGCTGGCCTGA
- a CDS encoding MgtC/SapB family protein produces MDWKVFLLRVSIALLLGALIGAERQLRQRLTGLRTNALVSTGACLFVLMTQAVPGMAPADASRVAAYVVSGIGFLGGGVIMRDGFNVRGLNTAATLWCTAAVGVLCSLGLLLEAALGSLVVLCANILLRDIAQRLDRQDVVPASEVEQHFEVRIVCRAEDEIQVRSLMLHSLGDPQLRLQSLQSADLDSPARLEVRAELLGTAQAPAQLERLVSRVSLEKGVSSVRWQLQPQELAAD; encoded by the coding sequence ATGGATTGGAAAGTATTTCTGCTGCGCGTCAGCATTGCCCTGCTGCTGGGGGCACTGATCGGTGCCGAACGGCAATTGCGCCAACGCCTGACCGGGCTGCGCACCAATGCGCTGGTGAGTACCGGTGCCTGCCTGTTCGTGCTGATGACCCAGGCGGTGCCAGGCATGGCACCTGCCGATGCGTCGCGCGTCGCCGCGTATGTGGTATCAGGCATCGGCTTTCTCGGTGGCGGCGTGATCATGCGCGATGGTTTCAACGTGCGTGGCCTGAACACTGCGGCCACCTTGTGGTGCACCGCTGCAGTAGGCGTGCTGTGCAGCCTTGGGCTGCTGCTGGAGGCGGCACTGGGTAGCCTGGTGGTGCTGTGCGCCAATATCCTGTTGCGTGACATCGCCCAGCGCCTGGATCGTCAGGACGTGGTGCCGGCCAGCGAAGTGGAACAACACTTCGAAGTGCGCATCGTCTGCCGCGCCGAGGACGAGATCCAGGTGCGCAGCCTGATGCTGCACAGCCTGGGCGATCCGCAATTGCGGTTGCAGTCACTGCAGAGCGCAGACCTGGACAGCCCTGCGCGCCTGGAAGTACGCGCCGAACTGCTGGGCACCGCGCAGGCACCGGCTCAACTGGAGCGGCTGGTCAGCCGGGTCAGCCTGGAAAAAGGCGTAAGCTCGGTGCGCTGGCAATTGCAGCCGCAGGAGTTGGCGGCGGACTAG
- a CDS encoding methyltransferase: protein MMLDATHVEADQALLQLGQRLRADGYRFTCVTPATHSRVNAREGSGQASSLRDVFGWSRPFAPGLVSNDELQLLERAQVLVPRGELLGSAVRWSSLDDLLLVHSAFPTDTSDAVFFGPDSYRFTQVIHQHLQHNPRPVEHAVDIGCGTGVGALLIARAAQHAQVSAVDINPLALRYATINAALAGVSNVSVAPSDVLAGISGTFDLIVANPPYMLDRSARTYRHGGGALGAELSLRIVEQACERLTRHGTLLLYTGVAIVDGRDALLEAIRLRLAGPQWAWVYREIDPDVFGEQLAEPGYEQVERIAAVALTVTRHR from the coding sequence ATGATGCTTGATGCCACACACGTCGAGGCCGACCAGGCGTTGCTGCAACTGGGCCAGCGGTTACGCGCCGACGGCTACCGATTTACCTGCGTGACACCCGCGACCCACAGCCGCGTCAATGCCCGCGAGGGATCCGGACAGGCCAGCAGCTTGCGCGACGTGTTCGGCTGGAGCCGACCTTTCGCCCCAGGCCTTGTATCAAATGATGAACTCCAGTTGCTCGAACGCGCGCAGGTACTGGTCCCCAGGGGCGAACTGCTGGGCAGTGCGGTGCGCTGGTCCAGCCTGGACGACCTGCTGCTGGTGCATTCAGCGTTCCCCACCGACACCAGCGATGCGGTGTTCTTCGGCCCGGACAGCTACCGCTTTACCCAGGTCATCCACCAGCACCTGCAGCACAACCCCAGGCCGGTCGAGCATGCAGTCGATATCGGCTGCGGCACCGGGGTGGGCGCGTTGCTGATCGCTCGCGCCGCCCAGCATGCGCAGGTCAGCGCCGTGGACATCAACCCGTTGGCGTTGCGCTACGCCACGATCAACGCAGCGTTGGCGGGGGTGAGCAACGTATCGGTAGCGCCCAGCGACGTGCTGGCCGGCATCAGCGGTACGTTCGACCTGATTGTCGCCAACCCGCCTTACATGCTCGACCGCAGCGCCCGCACCTATCGCCACGGCGGTGGCGCGCTGGGCGCCGAACTGTCGCTGCGCATTGTTGAGCAGGCATGCGAACGCCTGACCCGCCACGGCACCCTGCTGCTATACACCGGCGTGGCCATTGTCGATGGCCGCGACGCCTTGCTCGAAGCTATCCGCTTGCGCCTGGCCGGGCCACAATGGGCCTGGGTGTACCGGGAGATCGACCCTGACGTGTTTGGCGAGCAACTGGCCGAACCCGGCTACGAGCAGGTCGAACGCATCGCCGCCGTGGCGCTCACGGTAACCCGTCATCGCTGA
- a CDS encoding sterol desaturase family protein — protein sequence MLFNLAVLFGTLVAMEGVGTLAHKYIMHGWGWWLHRSHHEPHLGMLETNDLYLVALGLIATALVALGKSGYAPLQWVGGGVAGYGMLYVVAHDGFFHRHWPRKPRPLNRYLKRLHRAHRLHHAVKGRTGSVSFGFFYAPPLKVLKQQLRRERGQP from the coding sequence ATGCTGTTCAATCTCGCCGTATTGTTCGGCACCCTGGTGGCCATGGAGGGCGTTGGCACGCTGGCTCACAAGTACATCATGCATGGCTGGGGCTGGTGGCTGCACCGCTCGCACCATGAGCCACACCTGGGCATGCTCGAAACCAACGACCTGTACCTGGTGGCTTTGGGGCTCATCGCCACAGCGCTGGTCGCCTTGGGCAAAAGTGGTTATGCACCGTTGCAGTGGGTGGGTGGCGGCGTGGCGGGGTACGGCATGTTGTATGTCGTGGCCCACGACGGCTTCTTTCACCGGCATTGGCCGCGCAAACCACGGCCGCTCAACCGCTACCTCAAGCGCCTGCACCGTGCGCACCGGTTGCACCACGCGGTGAAGGGGCGCACGGGGAGTGTGTCGTTCGGGTTTTTCTATGCGCCGCCGTTGAAGGTGTTGAAGCAGCAGCTTCGGCGCGAGCGCGGTCAGCCATAA
- a CDS encoding aldo/keto reductase — MYARRDVLRAGATLGLLAAVSPWLHATTPAGLLTRKVPSTGEALPVIGAGTSGSFEVEPDSAQYQQLKSVLKAFFEGGGRVIDTSPNYGGADSILGQLLEEGGWHRQCFIATKIAADSRADAEAQWAGSLKSLRTDKVDLLQIHNLRDWQTQLPYARELKQQGLTRYVGITHYLNSGQDEVARIVRSEPLDFIQINYSVNAPDAARELLPLCQDKGVAVLINRAFDDGRLFAKVKDQALPGWAAEAGIGSWAQLFLKFAISHPAVTTVIPATGRPDRQLDQLKAGHEPLLTQAQQQALIKQFA; from the coding sequence ATGTACGCACGTCGTGATGTCCTACGCGCGGGTGCCACGCTGGGGTTGCTGGCCGCCGTCAGCCCCTGGCTGCACGCCACCACCCCGGCGGGTTTGCTGACCCGCAAAGTGCCGTCCACCGGTGAGGCGTTGCCCGTGATCGGTGCCGGTACCTCTGGCAGTTTCGAGGTCGAACCCGACTCGGCCCAGTATCAGCAGTTGAAGTCGGTGCTCAAGGCGTTTTTCGAAGGGGGCGGCCGGGTGATCGACACGTCCCCCAACTACGGCGGTGCCGACAGCATTCTTGGCCAGTTGCTGGAAGAGGGCGGTTGGCACCGGCAATGCTTCATTGCCACCAAGATCGCCGCCGACAGCCGGGCCGACGCCGAAGCGCAATGGGCCGGTAGCCTGAAGAGCCTGCGTACCGACAAGGTCGACTTGCTGCAGATTCACAACCTGCGTGACTGGCAGACCCAACTGCCTTATGCACGCGAATTGAAGCAGCAGGGCCTGACCCGTTATGTGGGCATCACCCACTACCTGAACAGTGGCCAGGACGAAGTTGCCCGTATCGTGCGCAGCGAGCCGCTGGACTTCATCCAGATCAACTACTCGGTCAATGCCCCCGACGCCGCCCGCGAACTGCTGCCGCTGTGCCAGGACAAGGGCGTTGCGGTGCTGATCAACCGGGCCTTCGATGATGGTCGCCTGTTTGCCAAGGTCAAGGACCAGGCCTTGCCGGGCTGGGCCGCCGAAGCGGGCATCGGCAGCTGGGCCCAGCTGTTTCTCAAGTTTGCCATCAGCCACCCGGCAGTGACCACGGTCATCCCTGCCACCGGCCGGCCCGATCGCCAGCTCGACCAGCTCAAGGCCGGGCATGAACCCCTGCTCACCCAGGCGCAGCAACAGGCGCTGATCAAGCAGTTTGCCTGA
- a CDS encoding carboxylate-amine ligase, with protein sequence MARACTFGIEEEYLLVRLGSGQVPATPPPAVIGRCREALGQYFAQEMFRSQIELASPVFTHLHEAREFFQHRRQRLSMALAEEGMGIYGAASHPSAAWLRQKAAAPAHYQQLFDDYRHVAQRSLLNGLHVHVGVPPGCDRMQLINRLLVWLPLLLVLSTSSPMWAGQRTGYMSYRRVICGEWPHMGLPEALPDWAAYERYRALLQRTGALAVDGDFWWAIRPSRRFPTVELRICDGCPQLEDALCIAALFRHLVEHAITGRHDPLPCNRELRWIAQENYWRAMRYGRHAQFIGMHEQQPVTAEGWLGQLQEQVPVDSVDAERACQHARHLLRDGTHADQQLHCLAQAIANGLGKAQALQAVVAAGTCN encoded by the coding sequence ATGGCCCGGGCCTGCACGTTCGGCATCGAGGAGGAATACCTGCTTGTGAGGCTGGGCTCGGGGCAGGTTCCGGCAACACCGCCACCTGCGGTGATAGGGCGTTGTCGCGAAGCGCTGGGCCAATATTTTGCCCAGGAAATGTTCCGCAGCCAGATCGAGCTGGCCTCGCCGGTGTTTACCCATCTTCACGAAGCGCGTGAGTTCTTCCAGCACAGGCGGCAGCGGCTGAGCATGGCGCTGGCAGAGGAGGGGATGGGAATTTACGGCGCAGCCAGCCACCCTAGCGCCGCCTGGCTGCGGCAGAAGGCCGCTGCCCCGGCGCATTACCAGCAACTGTTCGACGATTACCGGCATGTAGCCCAGCGAAGCCTGCTCAACGGCCTGCATGTGCACGTTGGGGTTCCGCCAGGTTGTGACCGCATGCAGCTGATCAACCGTTTGCTGGTCTGGCTGCCGTTGTTGCTGGTGCTGAGCACCTCATCGCCCATGTGGGCTGGCCAGCGTACCGGCTACATGAGCTACCGCCGAGTGATTTGCGGGGAATGGCCGCACATGGGGTTGCCCGAGGCCTTGCCAGACTGGGCTGCCTATGAACGCTATCGCGCCCTGTTGCAGCGAACCGGTGCGCTGGCTGTGGATGGCGACTTCTGGTGGGCCATTCGGCCTTCGCGGCGCTTCCCGACCGTGGAGTTGCGCATCTGCGATGGCTGTCCGCAGTTGGAGGATGCACTGTGCATCGCCGCGCTGTTTCGCCATTTGGTGGAGCACGCCATTACTGGGCGCCATGACCCGTTGCCCTGCAACCGCGAACTGCGCTGGATCGCCCAGGAGAACTACTGGCGCGCCATGCGCTATGGGCGCCATGCACAATTCATTGGTATGCACGAGCAACAGCCAGTCACGGCCGAGGGCTGGCTTGGCCAGTTGCAGGAGCAGGTGCCGGTCGACAGCGTGGATGCCGAACGGGCCTGCCAGCATGCCCGGCACCTGCTGCGCGACGGCACCCATGCCGACCAGCAGTTGCACTGCCTGGCACAGGCCATCGCTAACGGGCTCGGCAAGGCACAGGCGCTACAAGCCGTGGTAGCGGCTGGGACTTGCAATTAG